A single genomic interval of Cupriavidus sp. MP-37 harbors:
- a CDS encoding DUF2863 family protein, with product MAGFRPKASPRLSPDAERLVADALALDASGSRMEDGYWERRLSQRLGRLLKNGSQTALDAALEHLFKHNADASDVLAEQAETLAESASIEVDGQHYDALLIAAPILAHTRYAIPSGALKPELAQTLAVHLQAHVLANGTKVSLSPYLYSIDQLPRTHSDTFALTHKLAAAALAGTVPKVDLRDLPETAPILADPRYLLAVVVAPREQALFRWQEDAKDHHAERSTCLEQWRSQVQPSVALLLPGCEFELLLPDAFFLSCRESDKSIRPLTVRAAVNYLCGTLDISAGQLAAVVAAFGEEVVEEYRVGFTMRGEKDVIYGIVWPVYGREAGEVDADEKGNPLEQICEELRNAGVEDIFRHAALFDPEYCEDCGTPLYADRNGEIVHAELPEDAPTQQPLFH from the coding sequence ATGGCAGGTTTTCGCCCCAAGGCTTCCCCGCGACTCTCTCCCGACGCCGAGCGTCTGGTGGCCGATGCGCTCGCCCTCGACGCATCGGGCAGCCGCATGGAGGACGGATACTGGGAGCGGCGGCTTTCGCAGCGCCTTGGCCGCCTGCTGAAGAACGGTAGCCAGACCGCGCTCGACGCGGCGCTGGAGCATCTGTTCAAGCACAATGCCGATGCCTCCGACGTGCTCGCCGAGCAGGCCGAGACGCTGGCCGAATCCGCCTCGATCGAGGTCGACGGCCAGCACTATGACGCGCTGCTGATCGCCGCGCCGATCCTCGCGCACACCCGCTACGCCATCCCGTCCGGCGCGCTCAAGCCGGAACTGGCGCAGACGCTGGCCGTGCACCTGCAGGCACACGTGCTGGCCAACGGCACCAAGGTCTCGCTGTCGCCCTACCTGTACAGCATCGACCAGCTGCCGCGCACGCACAGCGACACCTTCGCGCTGACGCACAAGCTGGCCGCGGCGGCACTGGCCGGCACGGTGCCCAAGGTCGACCTGCGCGACCTGCCCGAGACCGCGCCGATCCTGGCCGACCCGCGCTACCTGCTGGCCGTGGTGGTGGCGCCGCGCGAACAGGCGCTGTTCCGCTGGCAGGAAGACGCCAAGGATCACCACGCCGAACGCTCGACCTGCCTGGAACAATGGCGCAGCCAGGTGCAACCGTCGGTGGCGCTGCTGCTGCCGGGCTGCGAGTTCGAGCTGCTGCTGCCGGACGCGTTCTTCCTGTCCTGCCGCGAGTCCGACAAGAGCATCCGCCCGCTGACCGTGCGCGCCGCCGTCAACTACCTGTGCGGCACGCTGGACATCTCCGCGGGGCAGCTGGCCGCGGTGGTGGCCGCCTTCGGCGAAGAGGTGGTCGAGGAATACCGCGTCGGCTTCACCATGCGCGGCGAGAAGGATGTGATCTACGGCATTGTCTGGCCGGTCTACGGCCGCGAAGCCGGCGAGGTCGATGCCGACGAAAAGGGCAACCCGCTCGAGCAGATCTGCGAGGAGCTGCGCAATGCCGGCGTCGAAGACATCTTCCGCCACGCCGCGCTGTTCGATCCGGAATACTGCGAAGACTGCGGCACGCCGCTGTACGCCGACCGCAATGGCGAGATCGTCCACGCCGAACTGCCCGAAGACGCGCCCACGCAGCAGCCGCTGTTCCACTGA
- a CDS encoding universal stress protein, producing MFKHLLLAVDGSDLSESAFRKALVLARDMGARTTAVRVCPNYHVLTYQVEMLEDTRETYVKEAAAGATQYLRERAEEASAAGVPCDTAYAVNDHPYEAIIKTAEDKGCDLIVMASHGRRGIQGMLIGSETLKVLTHSKIPVLVYR from the coding sequence ATGTTCAAGCATCTCCTGCTGGCGGTCGATGGCTCCGACCTGTCTGAATCGGCGTTCCGCAAGGCGCTCGTGCTGGCGCGGGACATGGGGGCGCGAACCACCGCGGTGCGCGTCTGTCCGAACTACCACGTGCTGACTTACCAGGTCGAGATGCTGGAGGACACCCGCGAAACCTACGTCAAGGAGGCGGCGGCGGGCGCCACGCAGTACCTGCGCGAGCGCGCCGAGGAAGCCAGCGCGGCGGGCGTGCCGTGCGACACCGCCTACGCCGTCAACGACCATCCCTACGAAGCCATCATCAAGACCGCCGAGGACAAGGGCTGCGACCTGATCGTGATGGCGTCGCACGGGCGGCGCGGCATCCAGGGCATGCTGATCGGCAGCGAGACGCTGAAGGTGCTGACGCACAGCAAGATCCCGGTGCTGGTCTATCGCTAG
- the htpG gene encoding molecular chaperone HtpG, giving the protein MTAPHETMSFQAEVKQLLHLMIHSLYSNKEIFLRELVSNASDATDKLRFEAIANPSLLENDADLAIRIEADAQARTLKITDNGIGMSRDEAIRNLGTIARSGTKEFFQQLSGDQQKDAALIGQFGVGFYSAFIVADKVTVETRRAGLGAEEAVRWESTGDGEFTVDAIARAERGTTITLHLREGEDDFLSAWRLKGIIQKYSDHISLPIRMPKEVWDAEASSYKRTDEWESVNQASALWTRAKSDITDEQYTAFYQHIAHDNEAPLAWTHNRVEGRSEYTQLLYIPARAPFDLWDRNHKAGLKLYVKRVFIMDDAEQLLPGYLRWVKGVVDSADLPLNVSRELLQESRDVKAIREGCTKRVLSMLETLADSEDEAERAKYATFWQQFGQALKEGVGEDQANQERVAKLLRFASTHNDTAEQNVALAAYVGRMKEGQDKIYYVTADTWSAAKNSPHLEVFRKKGIEVLLLTDRVDEWMLSFLREFDGKELVSVARGDLDLGKLADEAEKAEQEKAEADWKDVVERAKAVLAGKAKDVRVTLRLTESASCLVSDEGDMSGYLQRLLKQAGQKAPDAQPILELNPEHALVRKLRDLQGEESGEAFSDRLQVLFDQALLAEGGMLEDPAAYVQRVNKLLA; this is encoded by the coding sequence ATGACCGCACCGCACGAGACGATGAGCTTCCAGGCGGAAGTGAAGCAGCTGCTGCACCTGATGATCCACTCGCTGTACAGCAACAAGGAAATCTTCCTGCGCGAGCTGGTCTCGAATGCTTCGGACGCCACTGACAAGCTGCGCTTCGAGGCGATCGCGAATCCGTCCCTGCTCGAGAACGACGCCGACCTGGCCATCCGCATCGAGGCCGATGCCCAAGCGCGCACGCTGAAGATCACCGACAACGGCATCGGCATGAGCCGCGACGAGGCCATCCGCAACCTCGGCACCATCGCGCGCTCGGGCACGAAGGAGTTCTTCCAGCAGCTGTCCGGCGACCAGCAGAAGGACGCCGCGCTGATCGGCCAGTTCGGCGTGGGCTTCTATTCGGCCTTTATCGTCGCCGACAAGGTCACCGTGGAAACGCGCCGCGCCGGCCTGGGCGCCGAGGAAGCGGTGCGCTGGGAAAGCACCGGCGACGGCGAGTTCACCGTCGACGCCATTGCGCGCGCCGAGCGCGGCACCACCATCACGCTGCACCTGCGCGAGGGCGAGGACGATTTCCTCTCCGCGTGGCGGCTGAAGGGCATCATCCAGAAGTATTCGGACCACATCTCGCTGCCGATCCGCATGCCCAAGGAAGTGTGGGACGCCGAAGCCAGCAGCTACAAGCGCACCGACGAGTGGGAGAGCGTGAACCAGGCCAGCGCGCTGTGGACCCGCGCCAAGTCCGACATCACCGACGAGCAGTACACCGCGTTCTACCAGCACATCGCGCACGACAACGAGGCGCCGCTGGCGTGGACCCACAACCGGGTCGAGGGCCGCAGCGAATACACCCAGCTGCTGTACATCCCGGCGCGCGCGCCGTTCGACCTGTGGGACCGCAACCACAAGGCCGGGCTCAAGCTGTACGTGAAGCGCGTCTTCATCATGGACGACGCCGAGCAGCTGCTGCCGGGCTACCTGCGCTGGGTCAAGGGCGTGGTCGATTCCGCCGACCTGCCGCTGAACGTGTCGCGCGAGCTGCTGCAGGAAAGCCGTGACGTGAAGGCGATCCGCGAGGGCTGCACCAAGCGCGTGCTGTCGATGCTGGAAACGCTGGCCGACAGCGAGGACGAAGCCGAGCGCGCCAAGTACGCCACCTTCTGGCAGCAATTCGGCCAGGCGCTCAAAGAGGGCGTGGGCGAGGACCAGGCCAACCAGGAGCGCGTGGCCAAGCTGCTGCGCTTTGCCTCGACGCACAACGACACCGCCGAACAGAACGTGGCGCTGGCCGCCTATGTCGGCCGCATGAAGGAAGGGCAGGACAAGATCTACTACGTCACGGCCGACACCTGGTCCGCGGCCAAGAACAGCCCGCACCTGGAAGTGTTCCGCAAGAAGGGCATCGAAGTGCTGCTGCTGACCGACCGCGTCGACGAATGGATGCTGTCGTTCCTGCGCGAGTTCGACGGCAAGGAACTGGTCTCGGTGGCGCGCGGCGACCTCGACCTGGGCAAGCTGGCCGACGAGGCCGAGAAGGCTGAGCAGGAAAAGGCCGAGGCCGACTGGAAGGACGTGGTCGAGCGCGCCAAGGCCGTGCTGGCCGGCAAGGCCAAGGACGTGCGCGTGACGCTGCGCCTGACCGAGTCGGCATCGTGCCTGGTCTCGGACGAAGGCGACATGAGCGGCTACCTGCAGCGCCTGCTCAAGCAGGCCGGCCAGAAGGCGCCGGACGCGCAGCCGATCCTGGAACTGAACCCGGAACACGCGCTGGTCAGGAAGCTGCGCGACCTGCAAGGCGAGGAATCAGGCGAGGCCTTCAGCGACCGCCTGCAGGTGCTGTTCGACCAGGCGCTGCTGGCCGAAGGCGGCATGCTGGAAGACCCGGCCGCCTACGTACAGCGCGTGAACAAGCTGCTGGCCTGA
- a CDS encoding tetratricopeptide repeat protein: MRIFGISIHILVALFFAVHAVRTHQNMYWLLILFLFPGLGSVVYFFAIYLPELRQSRGARAATRAISQLVDPNRAVREARTDFDRAPTVAHRMRLGAALLAAGEPAEALQHYQAAANGPFATDPALLQGLAQAQFATGDAPGAVATLEKLFAASPHARQQPKPALLYAQALAATGAAGTRAAFEQALTSASDAAPRCLFADWLAAQPDAADRERAQQLYADIIHDARHWPRHARDHNRAWLQRAQAALGK; this comes from the coding sequence ATGCGTATTTTCGGCATCAGCATCCATATCCTCGTCGCACTGTTCTTTGCCGTGCACGCGGTGCGCACGCACCAGAACATGTACTGGCTGCTGATCCTGTTCCTGTTCCCTGGCCTGGGCAGCGTGGTCTATTTCTTTGCGATCTACCTGCCCGAACTGCGCCAGTCGCGCGGGGCGCGCGCGGCAACGCGCGCGATCTCGCAGCTGGTCGACCCCAACCGGGCGGTGCGCGAGGCCCGCACGGATTTCGACCGGGCCCCGACGGTGGCGCATCGCATGCGCCTGGGCGCGGCGCTGCTGGCCGCCGGCGAGCCGGCCGAGGCGCTGCAGCACTACCAGGCGGCGGCCAACGGCCCGTTCGCGACCGATCCCGCGCTGCTGCAGGGCCTGGCGCAGGCGCAGTTCGCCACCGGCGATGCGCCCGGCGCGGTGGCGACGCTGGAGAAACTGTTCGCGGCCAGTCCGCACGCGCGCCAGCAGCCGAAGCCGGCGCTGCTGTACGCGCAAGCCCTGGCCGCGACCGGCGCGGCCGGCACGCGCGCCGCCTTCGAGCAGGCGCTGACCAGCGCCAGCGACGCCGCGCCGCGCTGCCTGTTCGCCGACTGGCTGGCGGCCCAGCCCGACGCCGCCGACCGCGAGCGCGCGCAACAGCTCTATGCCGATATCATCCACGACGCCCGCCACTGGCCGCGCCACGCCCGCGACCACAACCGCGCATGGCTGCAGCGGGCGCAGGCAGCGCTGGGCAAGTAA
- the acnA gene encoding aconitate hydratase AcnA has product MPHNLKNTLKEFSIGPSGKGQFYSLPQLGEALGLDIGRLPVSIRVVLESVLRNCDGKKVTEEHVRQLANWKPNAERVDEIPFVVARVVLQDFTGVPLLADLAAMRNVAEKMGKNPKQIEPLVPVDLVVDHSVQVDHFREKKALDLNMQLEFQRNNERYQFMKWGMQAFDTFGVVQPGFGIVHQVNLEYLARGVHKKDGVYYPDTLVGTDSHTTMINGIGVVGWGVGGIEAEAGMLGQPVYFLTPDVVGVELKGRLREGVTATDLVLTITEMLRKEKVVGKFVEFFGEGTASLALPDRATIGNMAPEYGATMGFFPVDEKTIEYFQGTGRTDEEIAAFEGYFRAQNMFGIPRAGEIDYSKVVTLDLGTVAPSLAGPKRPQDRIEIGNVKSTFASLFSKPVAENGFNKDPAELERSYRTADGIEVRNGDVLIAAITSCTNTSNPSVLLGAGLLAKKAVEAGLSVAPHIKTSLAPGSRVVTEYLKAAGLLPYLEKLGFGVTAYGCTTCIGNAGDLTPELNEAITSNDLVAAAVLSGNRNFEARIHPNIRANFLASPPLVVAYAIAGNVTRDLMTEPVGKGKDGRDIWLGDIWPSSEEIHALMKYAMDAKTFKGNYEQVKKPSKLWAAIQGTKGQVYDWPRSTYIAEPPFFQDFSMEPSAASASVRGARALGIFGDSVTTDHISPAGSIKDTSPAGKYLLSHGVLKADFNSYGSRRGNHEVMMRGTFANVRIKNLMIPPTADGARVEGGITIHQPSGEQMSIYDAAMKYVAEGTPTVVFGGEEYGTGSSRDWAAKGTQLLGVKAVIARSFERIHRSNLVGMGVLPLQFKGADSAQTLGITGNETFDIEGIEGELKPQQDVVLVIKRANGDVQRVPVLLRIDTPIEVDYYNHGGILPFVLRQLLAA; this is encoded by the coding sequence ATGCCCCACAACCTCAAGAACACGCTAAAAGAATTCAGCATCGGCCCTTCCGGCAAGGGCCAGTTTTATTCCCTGCCCCAGCTGGGCGAGGCGCTCGGCCTGGACATCGGCCGCCTGCCGGTGTCGATCCGCGTGGTGCTGGAATCGGTGCTGCGCAACTGCGACGGCAAGAAGGTCACCGAGGAACACGTGCGGCAGCTGGCCAACTGGAAGCCCAATGCCGAGCGCGTCGACGAGATCCCGTTCGTGGTGGCGCGCGTGGTGCTGCAGGATTTCACCGGGGTGCCGCTGCTGGCCGACCTGGCGGCGATGCGCAACGTCGCCGAAAAGATGGGCAAGAACCCCAAGCAGATCGAGCCGCTGGTGCCGGTGGACCTGGTGGTCGACCACTCGGTGCAGGTCGACCACTTCCGCGAAAAGAAGGCGCTGGACCTGAACATGCAGCTGGAATTCCAGCGCAACAACGAGCGCTACCAGTTCATGAAGTGGGGCATGCAGGCGTTCGACACCTTCGGCGTGGTGCAGCCGGGCTTCGGCATCGTGCACCAGGTCAACCTGGAATACCTGGCGCGCGGCGTGCACAAGAAGGACGGCGTCTACTACCCTGACACGCTGGTCGGCACCGATTCGCACACCACCATGATCAACGGCATCGGCGTGGTCGGCTGGGGCGTCGGCGGCATCGAGGCCGAAGCCGGCATGCTGGGCCAGCCGGTGTACTTCCTGACGCCGGACGTGGTCGGCGTCGAACTCAAGGGCCGCCTGCGCGAAGGCGTCACCGCCACCGACCTGGTGCTGACCATCACCGAGATGCTGCGCAAGGAGAAGGTGGTCGGCAAGTTCGTCGAATTCTTCGGCGAAGGCACCGCCAGCCTGGCCCTGCCCGACCGCGCCACCATCGGCAACATGGCACCCGAATACGGCGCCACCATGGGCTTCTTCCCGGTCGACGAGAAGACCATCGAGTACTTCCAGGGCACCGGCCGCACCGACGAGGAAATCGCCGCCTTCGAAGGCTATTTCCGCGCGCAGAACATGTTCGGCATCCCCAGGGCCGGAGAGATCGACTACAGCAAGGTGGTGACGCTGGACCTGGGCACGGTGGCGCCGTCGCTGGCGGGGCCGAAGCGCCCGCAGGACCGCATCGAGATCGGCAACGTCAAGAGCACCTTTGCCTCGCTGTTCAGCAAGCCGGTGGCCGAGAACGGCTTCAACAAGGATCCCGCCGAGCTGGAGCGCAGCTACCGCACCGCCGACGGCATCGAAGTGCGCAACGGCGACGTGCTGATCGCCGCCATCACCTCGTGCACCAACACCTCCAATCCCAGCGTGCTGCTGGGCGCCGGCCTGCTGGCCAAGAAGGCGGTCGAAGCCGGCCTGAGCGTGGCGCCGCACATCAAGACCTCGCTGGCGCCGGGCAGCCGCGTCGTCACCGAATACCTGAAGGCCGCGGGCCTGCTCCCTTACCTGGAAAAGCTGGGCTTCGGCGTGACCGCCTACGGCTGCACCACCTGCATCGGCAATGCCGGCGACCTGACGCCAGAGCTGAACGAGGCCATCACCAGCAACGACCTGGTCGCCGCCGCGGTGCTGTCGGGCAACCGCAATTTCGAAGCCCGCATCCACCCGAACATCCGCGCCAACTTCCTGGCGTCGCCGCCGCTGGTGGTGGCCTACGCTATCGCCGGCAATGTCACGCGCGACCTGATGACCGAGCCGGTCGGCAAGGGCAAGGACGGCCGCGACATCTGGCTGGGCGACATCTGGCCGAGCTCGGAGGAGATCCACGCGCTGATGAAGTACGCGATGGACGCCAAGACCTTCAAGGGCAACTACGAGCAGGTCAAGAAGCCGAGCAAGCTGTGGGCCGCGATCCAGGGCACCAAGGGCCAGGTCTACGACTGGCCGCGCTCCACCTATATCGCCGAGCCGCCGTTCTTCCAGGATTTCAGCATGGAGCCGTCGGCGGCCTCGGCCAGCGTGCGCGGCGCGCGCGCGCTGGGCATCTTCGGCGATTCGGTGACGACCGACCACATCTCGCCGGCCGGTTCGATCAAGGACACCTCGCCGGCGGGCAAGTACCTGCTGTCGCACGGCGTGCTCAAGGCCGACTTCAACAGCTACGGCTCGCGCCGCGGCAACCATGAGGTGATGATGCGCGGCACCTTCGCCAATGTGCGCATCAAGAACCTGATGATCCCGCCGACCGCTGACGGCGCGCGCGTGGAGGGCGGCATCACCATCCACCAGCCCTCCGGCGAGCAGATGTCGATCTATGACGCGGCGATGAAGTATGTCGCCGAGGGCACGCCCACGGTGGTGTTCGGCGGCGAAGAGTACGGCACCGGCTCGTCGCGCGACTGGGCCGCCAAGGGCACGCAGCTGCTGGGCGTGAAGGCTGTGATCGCGCGCAGCTTCGAGCGCATCCACCGCTCCAACCTGGTCGGCATGGGCGTGCTGCCGCTGCAGTTCAAGGGCGCCGACAGCGCCCAGACGCTCGGCATCACCGGCAACGAGACCTTCGACATCGAAGGCATCGAGGGTGAACTGAAGCCGCAGCAGGACGTGGTGCTGGTGATCAAGCGCGCCAACGGCGACGTGCAGCGCGTGCCGGTGCTGCTGCGCATCGATACGCCGATCGAGGTCGACTACTACAACCACGGCGGCATCCTGCCGTTCGTGCTGCGCCAGCTGCTGGCCGCCTGA
- a CDS encoding ABC transporter substrate-binding protein gives MTTLHALPPQRPPRRPAHPARRAVLRAAAALGFGSAAFAGFALLPAGAAQAEDLRIGLAADVTSMDPHWNNAGPNNAIALHVFESLVFMDKNARYIPGLALSWKPVNAITWEIKLRPNVKWHDGSPFTSDDVKASLERPEKLVNSPGSFTSYTKPIARIDTPDPLTVRLTMSVPNYANLANDLNSVPIMPKKIAATLTQTDFDSGKAMIGTGPFKFVRFARGQEIVMARNPDYWGPKPEWDRAVFRIITDNGARSAALLAGDVDVIESVPSADVAKLRQNPKFKIEQQVSWRTIFWQMDQSRDNPPFVTDKAGKPLGKNPFKDARVRAAVSKALNRDAIVSRIMEGLAVPASSIVSPQIFGHPGTKPEAYDPEGAKKLLAAAGYPDGFGLTLHATNNRYLNDAAVAQATASMLTRIGIQTRVETMPVAAYFTRARQGEFAFQMLGWGSAAADVALRSITGTPNPKTGYGTWNWGKYSNPQLDQLIEKSLTTVSSDKAREENARTAAKFALADHAIIPSHSQLAMWAMKKGLKYEARTDEWSLAQFFHKE, from the coding sequence ATGACCACCCTCCACGCCTTGCCGCCGCAGCGTCCGCCGCGCCGCCCGGCCCACCCCGCGCGCCGCGCGGTGCTCCGTGCCGCCGCGGCGCTGGGATTCGGCAGCGCCGCGTTCGCTGGCTTTGCGCTGCTGCCGGCCGGCGCCGCGCAGGCCGAAGACCTGCGCATTGGCCTGGCGGCCGACGTCACGTCGATGGATCCGCACTGGAACAATGCCGGCCCCAACAACGCCATCGCCCTGCATGTGTTCGAATCGCTGGTGTTCATGGACAAGAACGCCCGCTACATCCCCGGCCTGGCGCTGTCGTGGAAGCCGGTCAACGCCATCACCTGGGAGATCAAGCTGCGTCCCAACGTGAAGTGGCACGATGGCTCGCCCTTTACCAGCGACGACGTCAAGGCGTCGCTGGAGCGCCCGGAGAAGCTGGTCAACAGCCCGGGCTCGTTCACCAGCTACACCAAGCCGATCGCCCGCATCGACACGCCCGACCCGCTCACCGTGCGCCTGACCATGAGCGTGCCCAACTACGCCAACCTGGCCAACGACCTGAACAGCGTGCCGATCATGCCGAAGAAGATCGCCGCCACGCTGACCCAGACCGATTTCGATTCGGGCAAGGCCATGATCGGCACCGGCCCGTTCAAGTTCGTGCGCTTTGCGCGCGGCCAGGAAATCGTGATGGCGCGCAATCCCGACTACTGGGGCCCGAAACCCGAGTGGGACCGCGCGGTGTTCCGCATCATTACCGACAATGGCGCGCGCAGCGCCGCACTGCTGGCGGGCGATGTCGACGTGATCGAGAGCGTGCCGTCGGCCGACGTCGCCAAGCTCAGGCAGAACCCGAAATTCAAGATCGAGCAGCAGGTCTCGTGGCGCACCATCTTCTGGCAGATGGACCAGTCGCGCGACAACCCGCCCTTCGTCACCGACAAGGCCGGCAAGCCGCTGGGCAAGAACCCGTTCAAGGATGCGCGCGTGCGCGCCGCTGTCAGCAAGGCGCTGAACCGCGACGCCATCGTCAGCCGCATCATGGAAGGGCTGGCGGTGCCGGCGTCGTCGATCGTGTCGCCGCAGATCTTCGGGCATCCCGGCACCAAACCCGAGGCCTATGACCCGGAAGGCGCAAAGAAGCTGCTGGCCGCGGCCGGCTACCCCGACGGTTTCGGCCTGACGCTGCACGCCACCAACAACCGCTACCTGAACGACGCCGCGGTGGCCCAGGCCACCGCCAGCATGCTGACCCGCATCGGCATCCAGACCAGGGTCGAAACCATGCCGGTGGCGGCCTACTTCACGCGCGCGCGCCAGGGCGAATTTGCCTTCCAGATGCTGGGCTGGGGCTCGGCCGCCGCCGACGTGGCGCTGCGCTCGATCACCGGCACGCCCAACCCGAAGACCGGCTACGGCACCTGGAACTGGGGCAAGTACAGCAACCCGCAACTGGACCAGCTGATCGAGAAGTCGCTGACCACGGTCAGCAGCGACAAGGCGCGTGAGGAAAATGCCCGCACCGCGGCAAAGTTTGCGCTGGCCGACCACGCGATCATTCCGTCGCACAGCCAGCTGGCGATGTGGGCGATGAAGAAGGGGCTGAAGTACGAGGCGCGCACCGACGAGTGGTCGCTGGCGCAGTTCTTCCACAAGGAGTGA
- a CDS encoding tRNA (guanosine(46)-N(7))-methyltransferase TrmB yields the protein MASMFANSRTIVSAQSEVHEHLAARVARHLAEPFRKPIGEPSRRELGAALQRWQQAGSAPLILDAGCGVGESTLRLATQFPDHFVIGVDQSEKRLAAGKDWWGEAPMPGNFCWARADLVDVWRMLQADAVPVARHYVLYPNPWPKIGHLGRRWQGHAVFPALAACGDYLECRSNWRIYIDEFAQALELVGRPARVEAWAPAQPMTPFERKYAASGHGLWRCVSERRPG from the coding sequence ATGGCGTCCATGTTCGCCAATTCCCGCACCATCGTCTCGGCGCAGTCCGAGGTTCATGAACACCTGGCCGCGCGCGTCGCGCGCCACCTGGCCGAGCCGTTCCGCAAGCCCATCGGCGAGCCCAGCCGGCGCGAGCTCGGCGCGGCGCTGCAGCGCTGGCAGCAGGCCGGCAGCGCGCCGCTGATCCTCGATGCCGGCTGCGGCGTGGGCGAAAGCACGCTGCGCCTGGCGACGCAGTTCCCCGACCATTTCGTCATCGGCGTCGACCAGTCCGAAAAGCGCCTGGCCGCCGGCAAGGACTGGTGGGGCGAGGCGCCGATGCCGGGCAATTTCTGCTGGGCCCGCGCCGACCTGGTCGATGTCTGGCGGATGCTGCAGGCGGATGCGGTGCCGGTGGCGCGCCACTACGTGCTGTACCCGAACCCGTGGCCGAAGATCGGCCACCTGGGGCGGCGCTGGCAGGGGCATGCGGTGTTCCCGGCGCTGGCGGCGTGCGGCGATTACCTCGAGTGCCGCAGCAACTGGCGCATCTATATCGACGAGTTCGCGCAGGCGCTGGAACTGGTGGGACGGCCGGCGCGGGTCGAGGCATGGGCGCCGGCGCAGCCGATGACGCCGTTCGAGCGCAAGTACGCGGCCTCCGGCCACGGCTTGTGGCGCTGCGTCAGCGAGCGCCGGCCCGGCTGA
- a CDS encoding DNA-deoxyinosine glycosylase, whose translation MPETIPPQPDLHQGLPPVIDAHTRVLVLGSFPGAASLAARQYYAHPRNQFWPLLGALTGEPLPQLPYAERLVRLLAHRIGVWDVLGACQREGSLDSNIRYPQANDFTRLRALAPALRRIGFNGGTSGRFAPQFAAQGYETVVLPSSSPAHAARSFEQKLVLWRELLA comes from the coding sequence ATGCCCGAAACCATCCCCCCTCAACCGGATCTCCACCAGGGCCTGCCGCCCGTCATCGACGCCCACACCCGCGTGCTGGTACTCGGCAGCTTTCCCGGTGCCGCGTCGCTCGCCGCGCGCCAGTATTACGCCCATCCGCGCAACCAGTTCTGGCCGCTGCTGGGCGCGCTGACCGGCGAACCGCTGCCGCAGTTGCCCTATGCCGAACGGCTGGTGCGGCTGCTGGCGCATCGCATCGGCGTGTGGGACGTGCTGGGCGCGTGCCAGCGCGAAGGCAGCCTCGACAGCAATATCCGCTATCCGCAGGCCAACGATTTCACGCGCCTGCGCGCACTGGCGCCGGCGCTGCGGCGCATCGGCTTCAATGGCGGCACCTCCGGCCGCTTTGCGCCGCAGTTTGCGGCGCAGGGCTACGAGACCGTGGTGCTGCCGTCGTCCAGCCCGGCGCATGCCGCGCGCAGCTTCGAGCAGAAGCTGGTGTTGTGGCGCGAGCTGCTGGCCTGA
- a CDS encoding spermidine synthase, with translation MTLLKRKSIEAVASRRPARGTRTRGEAPPRAEKRMTPRFAPVTFSEMEGVRYLHFGTEWVQGAMRLRKPDAIELEYAQQMMAWLLFLSPSVDEFHVVQLGLGAAALTKFCHRQFHRARVTAVELNPAVIVAGRSMFGLREDDARLTVREQDAWDYVMDGAHAGAIDVLQVDLYDATARGPVLDTTAFYRACRRTLKAPGVMTINLFGDHDSFPKNIERICDAFDNRVLVFPEVHDGNIIALAFNGPEIDVSWDVLEARADVVEDTTGLPARDWVKKLRAANARQEERLRI, from the coding sequence ATGACCCTACTGAAACGCAAATCGATTGAAGCCGTGGCCTCGCGCCGTCCGGCCCGCGGCACCCGTACTCGTGGCGAGGCGCCGCCCCGCGCAGAAAAACGCATGACGCCGCGCTTTGCGCCGGTGACGTTCTCGGAAATGGAAGGGGTGCGCTACCTGCACTTCGGCACCGAGTGGGTGCAAGGGGCGATGCGGCTGCGCAAGCCGGATGCGATCGAGCTGGAATACGCGCAGCAGATGATGGCCTGGCTGCTGTTCCTGTCGCCGTCGGTCGATGAATTCCATGTGGTCCAGCTGGGCCTGGGCGCCGCGGCGCTGACCAAGTTCTGCCATCGCCAGTTCCACCGCGCGCGCGTGACCGCGGTGGAGCTGAATCCCGCCGTGATCGTCGCCGGGCGCAGCATGTTCGGCCTGCGCGAGGACGACGCGCGCCTGACCGTGCGCGAGCAGGATGCCTGGGACTACGTCATGGACGGCGCCCACGCCGGCGCCATCGACGTGCTGCAGGTGGACCTGTACGACGCTACCGCGCGCGGCCCGGTGCTGGACACCACCGCGTTCTACCGCGCCTGCCGCCGCACGCTGAAGGCGCCCGGCGTGATGACGATCAACCTGTTCGGCGACCACGACAGCTTTCCGAAGAACATCGAGCGCATCTGCGATGCCTTCGACAACCGCGTGCTGGTGTTCCCGGAAGTGCATGACGGCAACATCATCGCGCTGGCCTTCAACGGGCCGGAGATCGATGTGTCTTGGGACGTGCTGGAAGCGCGCGCCGACGTGGTCGAGGACACCACCGGGCTGCCGGCGCGCGACTGGGTGAAGAAGCTACGCGCGGCGAATGCGCGGCAGGAAGAGCGGTTGAGGATCTAA